ACGACATGCCAGGCAACATCGAGGACTACGTCCACCGTATTGGAAGAACAGGCCGTGCTGGTACTTCCGGTACTGCCgtgtctttcttcaccGACGCCAACTCCAAGTTGGGCGGTGACTTGTGCAAAATCATGAGAGAGGCCAACCAGACGATCCCACCTGAATTGCAGAGATTCGACCGTCGCTCGTACGGATCTCACATCAGATACGGCCGTGGAGGCTACGGTGGCCGTGGCCGTGGTCGTGGTCGTGGAGGCTACGGAGGAGGCCGTGGGGGTGGATTCCGTCAGACGGGCTCCAACTCGCAGCCCTTGGCCAACCGTCGTTTCTAAACCGTGTAATGTATTTATAGAATAATCTTGataaaggaaaagaaaagagaaaaaaggaacaGAAAAAGGAAACGAATTGTAGAAAGGTCACTCGATGTGGGTTTACGAGGTCGAAGTCGCTAGAACGAAAAGAGTATCTTGGCACGTCACTAGGCTTGTTTTCGTCTTCTCGTATAAGTTGTTGCTACTCCcttcattggctgcaaGGGGACGCTTGGCCATTGTACCTACTAGCACCGGGCTCGGAGTTCAACGTTGAGGTCCAAAAATAAAACAGTTTacatttgaagaaatttcgTACTTTCAAATTTTCGCCTTTGCACTCCGCCAAATAGTTCAATTGCTCATGGCACCATCTAAGGAATATCGTACCTAAATGTGGTGCCATTCGGAGGTGTGTGGCCGAGTGGCAAGTAAAGGGACCCGTGTTCTCCCGCTGGTGTCATAATACATGCAAAACATGCAAAACATGCAAAACATGCAACGGCCGTGTAAAATCGCCAGATTGGCTGCACCCGCCGCTGGCCGTAAGCGATACGGGATGATACGTACTGATTTCGTGAAGCTGGCCACTTTGTGGCCATTCTGTGGCTTAAAAGATGCCTTGAAGTGTGCTTTTGCGGCGCTTTATTTCGTCTAAAAGCTCTACTTTTGTGGAAGTTGTCGTCATATCGTTTATTCGTGAAACCTTTCGTTAATTATGTTCAGCTTTATTGAATCCTATCCTGTATCCGTTCCCAGCGGGCCAAGTCTATCTATCGTGGGTAAACTTATTCTGGCGTTTCCAGATGGCTCTTTTTTGTAAATTGCAGTTTACTGCCTGCTTTCGAGGCTCTTTCTCATGGCTTCGTTCTCCTTCTGGAGATACACAATGTAATCGTACGccttttccaaaatcaccagCTTGTTAACCTTCAACTCGATCCGCAGCTTGCTGTTCTCCCGGCCAAACCAAGGAATCACCGTCTGCAAGCTGTTGATCTTGGAATTGATGTTCACTCTATACTTCTTTTCTACCTTGTTGTGTGCTTCTTTCTGCGACTCGGTTagtctctttcttggacaccgcttttttctttggctcgAACAGCCTCcgttgctgttgttgttataactgttgctgctgctgctgctattgctgctgctgctgtagGTGCTGTTGCTTGGAGTCACAAttggtttcttctcgtctGTGGTGTCAATACTATCTTTGAGTACATCTTTGGTGTCGAAAATAGACTCCAACGCTCTTGGAGTCAAGTTGTTTTTCTGCTGCATCATCTGGAGCTTCAGCGTCACGGAATTCATGAAGTCCAGTCCGTCTGAGGCTGGACTAGTATTCCAatcgccttcttcttccttgattGGGGGAGTGCTCGAGACGGTAGAAACTCCTGACGAGGCCGAAAATATGCTGTCGTCTTCCAAGACGTTGGGGAACGCGGCTGAGGAGAAGTTCGACTCCACAGCAGGGACATTCATGAAAGTGTATGAGTTGGAAGTGGACATGGGGGCCAGAGACAgcaacaagttgttgatcCACTGGTCTTCGGAGGTGGCTGAGGGCGTGAGGGCCGTTTGGTCGAGGTAGTAAGCCATTATGAGATGTGGAgattttttgatgatggagaGAAATTTAAGAAGGGGCCAGGATGGTGGTCTTTTATAGTGATTCTGTAAAACGACCCCGACACGGTTTTTCCGGTGTGGAACTGGCATGGGCCACTTCGGAAAAACCCTGGCGCATGTGGAACGATTTGCCTTTGGTGCGACTTTCTATTGTTGCCGCGCAGCTTCCGTGCTTGTTGCATGAGCCACTCACGCGAGAACAAGGCGATGCTGTACATAACACAAGACAGTGCATTGtcccaaaaaaaactaGGGTACCCACACCTCTCCTCAAATTTCACCTTTTTCCAGAAATGAGACCCTTGGGGTGTTCTTGGCCCATTTGTAGACCCTGGCCACACGTACACAAGTGAAATTCGAACGAAATCCCCCACAAAACTCGTATGTTTTCTCATGCACCTGCGTCGATCATTCCCTCGCCTTAGGGAAAATTTTGCAACGTTCCATCTCTAGTCACCCAAGAAGCACCAAACAGCGAAATCAGCGTATGGGCATCAATAGTAGTTCTCTAGGCGTCCTCGGCATTAGGGCCTAACCGAGGCAGATCCATGAAACCTTCCCGTCACAAGTTGTAATATCATACCTACAGTGAGATTTCCC
This DNA window, taken from Candidozyma auris chromosome 7, complete sequence, encodes the following:
- the TYE7 gene encoding regulatory transcription factor TYE7 produces the protein MAYYLDQTALTPSATSEDQWINNLLSSSAPMSTSNSYTFMNVPAVESNFSSAAFPNVLEDDSIFSASSGVSTVSSTPPIKEEEGDWNTSPASDGSDFMNSVTSKLQMMQQKNNLTPRALESIFDTKDVLKDSIDTTDEKKPIVTPSNSTYSSSSNSSSSSNSYNNNSNGGCSSQRKKRCPRKRLTESQKEAHNKVEKKYRVNINSKINSLQTVIPWFGRENSKSRIELKVNKSVILEKAYDYIVYLQKENEAMRKSLESRQ